Proteins encoded within one genomic window of Panacibacter microcysteis:
- the ccoG gene encoding cytochrome c oxidase accessory protein CcoG, which yields MEKVALKKVKEEESFRDHLATVDKKGKRNWIYAYQPKGRLYNIRTVLSIFYFLLFFGLPFVHLNGRPLFMFNIPQAKFILFGKVFWPQDFFILGLGMVTFIFFIILFTASFGRLFCGWACPQTNFMEMMFRKIEYLIEGDAAHQKILAKEPWHSKKVVKKLLKHVVFYLLSFIIANFFLAYIIGIKDLEKIITEPVSQHVGGLTAIMIFSGVFYGVYAFFREQACTVVCPYGRLQGVLLDKNSMIVAYDYKRGEPRGVDKKNSEVQHGDCIDCFQCVKVCPTGIDIRNGVQLECVGCTACIDACNNIMEKLGKPHGLIRYASENSIANGEPLKYTPRMKMYTALCGLVVIILSAILFTRKDIDTTVMRTPGILYQERGTDSISNLYNIKLANKTLDELHVTVKLEDAQGSVQLVGKPYVNVAGEGQGSGSFFVVLPAKNITARKTAVKLGLYQGDKKITAITTSFLGPVGD from the coding sequence ATGGAAAAGGTCGCGCTAAAAAAGGTTAAAGAGGAAGAAAGCTTCAGGGACCATCTTGCTACAGTTGACAAGAAAGGTAAAAGAAACTGGATATATGCGTACCAGCCCAAAGGCCGGCTCTACAACATCCGCACAGTATTGAGCATCTTTTATTTCCTCTTGTTCTTCGGGCTGCCTTTTGTACATCTAAACGGCAGACCGTTGTTCATGTTCAACATACCGCAGGCAAAGTTTATTTTATTCGGTAAAGTTTTCTGGCCGCAGGATTTTTTCATCCTTGGTCTTGGCATGGTAACGTTTATCTTTTTTATCATTCTTTTTACCGCATCTTTTGGCAGGTTGTTTTGCGGCTGGGCCTGCCCGCAGACCAACTTTATGGAAATGATGTTTCGTAAGATCGAATACCTGATAGAGGGCGATGCGGCGCACCAGAAGATACTAGCAAAGGAACCCTGGCATAGTAAAAAAGTGGTGAAGAAGCTGCTGAAGCACGTGGTTTTTTACCTGCTGTCCTTTATCATCGCCAACTTTTTTCTTGCATACATTATCGGCATCAAAGACCTGGAAAAAATTATTACAGAGCCTGTATCACAACACGTAGGCGGCCTTACAGCCATTATGATTTTCAGCGGTGTGTTTTATGGTGTGTATGCCTTTTTCAGGGAGCAGGCCTGCACCGTTGTTTGCCCGTATGGCCGTTTGCAGGGTGTATTGCTCGATAAAAATTCAATGATCGTTGCCTATGATTACAAACGTGGTGAGCCGCGTGGCGTAGATAAAAAGAACAGCGAGGTACAACACGGCGATTGCATTGATTGCTTTCAATGCGTAAAAGTTTGCCCTACGGGTATCGATATAAGAAATGGCGTGCAACTGGAATGCGTCGGCTGCACTGCATGTATAGATGCCTGCAATAACATCATGGAAAAATTGGGCAAGCCACATGGGCTCATCCGCTATGCAAGTGAAAACAGTATAGCCAACGGCGAGCCGTTAAAGTATACACCGCGTATGAAAATGTATACCGCATTGTGCGGTCTCGTGGTTATCATTCTTTCTGCCATTCTTTTTACAAGAAAAGATATAGATACAACCGTTATGCGTACGCCGGGCATTCTTTACCAGGAGCGTGGTACAGACAGCATCTCGAATCTCTATAACATAAAGCTTGCAAATAAAACGCTCGATGAACTGCACGTTACCGTAAAACTGGAAGATGCACAGGGCAGTGTGCAGCTTGTTGGCAAGCCTTATGTAAATGTAGCCGGCGAAGGGCAGGGCAGTGGTTCGTTTTTCGTTGTCTTGCCTGCGAAGAATATTACAGCAAGAAAAACAGCCGTAAAACTTGGATTGTACCAGGGAGATAAAAAGATCACGGCCATTACAACAAGTTTTCTCGGGCCTGTTGGAGATTAG
- a CDS encoding cbb3-type cytochrome c oxidase N-terminal domain-containing protein, translated as MKRFFFHRFFKAMALTIMFAVAAVNVFADGPPKPNQFDNPLAVSLIIVAGALLLAIVMLGRVLINVAQFRVERDKEARKNAGTATKVLVTLLFCTVGFASFAQNAAGDGTSVANDAAASFGGLSAFSFYTIISIIGLEVIVIAAMLISLKSLIAKEKAVVTAVAGEKIQTESAVQVIWRKLNNFRPQHEEVDLGHDYDGIRELDNRLPPWWLYGFYICVVFAGIYLYRAHVSHAAPSSEQEYIAAVAKADADKKAYLKKAANMVDENNVAVLTDANQIAEGKKLFSSTCAACHGPEGQGLVGPNLTDDYWLHKGSIKDIFKTIKYGVPEKGMKSWEADFSPMQLAELASYIKSLHGTKPANPKEPQGDIYNEEPSATPAQDSSKIVAAVK; from the coding sequence CGCCGACGGCCCTCCAAAGCCGAACCAGTTCGATAACCCGCTGGCGGTTTCACTGATTATTGTTGCCGGCGCATTGTTACTTGCAATTGTAATGCTTGGCAGGGTACTTATCAATGTTGCCCAGTTTAGAGTGGAAAGAGACAAAGAAGCACGGAAAAATGCAGGTACTGCTACAAAAGTACTGGTAACCTTACTGTTCTGTACCGTTGGCTTTGCATCATTTGCGCAGAATGCTGCGGGTGATGGTACCAGTGTTGCCAACGATGCAGCAGCTTCTTTTGGTGGCCTTTCTGCATTTTCTTTTTATACGATCATCAGTATAATCGGGCTGGAGGTTATTGTAATTGCTGCGATGCTCATTTCACTCAAAAGCCTTATTGCAAAAGAGAAGGCGGTTGTTACCGCGGTTGCCGGTGAAAAAATTCAAACAGAGTCTGCCGTGCAGGTTATATGGAGAAAGCTTAACAATTTCAGACCGCAGCACGAAGAAGTAGACCTTGGGCATGATTACGATGGCATCCGGGAACTGGACAACCGGTTACCGCCCTGGTGGCTCTATGGATTTTACATCTGTGTGGTGTTTGCCGGTATATATCTGTATCGTGCACACGTATCTCATGCTGCTCCTTCAAGCGAGCAGGAATATATTGCCGCTGTGGCAAAAGCAGATGCAGATAAAAAGGCATACTTAAAAAAAGCAGCCAACATGGTTGATGAAAATAATGTGGCAGTACTAACAGATGCCAACCAGATTGCAGAAGGTAAAAAACTTTTTAGCAGCACCTGTGCCGCCTGCCATGGCCCTGAAGGACAGGGTCTTGTTGGACCAAACCTAACTGATGATTACTGGCTCCATAAAGGCAGTATCAAAGATATTTTTAAGACCATCAAATATGGTGTGCCTGAAAAAGGCATGAAGTCATGGGAAGCAGATTTTAGCCCTATGCAACTGGCAGAACTGGCAAGCTACATCAAATCATTGCATGGCACAAAACCTGCCAATCCGAAAGAACCACAGGGAGATATTTATAACGAAGAACCATCAGCAACACCAGCACAAGACTCTTCAAAAATTGTGGCTGCAGTAAAGTAA